Proteins from one Faecalibacterium sp. I3-3-33 genomic window:
- a CDS encoding Sau3AI family type II restriction endonuclease, whose translation MEQRTYKTKQEVLIRGQEAIGKTLGEIDKTGRIATGKGAVGTVIEESWFGYKPNSKPAPDFEEAGVELKVTPYRRTPRGIQAKERLVCDMLNYEEEYGKTFETSAFWTKCACMLLMSYEHKDGVPKVDFTIDKSVLFQFPDEDLEVIRNDWKILMDKIKAGQAHLISEGDTMYLAACPKGRNSQDTRSQPFSPIPAMKRAYSLKSSYMTQILRRYIFGDEPCEKIIKDPALLRSGTFEERFEEMLRPYIGKSCTELKAQFGITSTAKNINELLLAAMLGLKGRLASTDEFQKASIVPKTIAIEPNGTIKESMSFPVMNFCAMMNETWEESTLYNLLAPTKFLFIIFQKTEDGECYFQRIKFWNIPADDLEEVHRVWQRTVDTLREGVHVWKDSRGRNCNNLPKASESRVAHVRPHGIDSTDTAPLPTGGSMTKQCFWLNNSYVRSQIEN comes from the coding sequence TGGGCGAGATCGACAAGACCGGGCGTATCGCCACGGGTAAAGGTGCAGTCGGCACAGTGATAGAAGAAAGCTGGTTCGGATACAAACCCAACAGCAAACCCGCCCCGGACTTTGAAGAAGCAGGCGTGGAGCTGAAGGTTACTCCCTATCGCCGGACACCTCGCGGCATTCAGGCCAAAGAGCGTCTGGTCTGCGATATGCTGAACTACGAAGAGGAGTATGGCAAGACCTTTGAGACCAGTGCTTTCTGGACGAAGTGCGCCTGTATGCTCCTGATGTCCTATGAACACAAGGACGGTGTACCCAAAGTCGATTTCACCATCGACAAATCGGTGCTTTTCCAGTTCCCAGACGAGGATTTGGAGGTCATCCGCAACGACTGGAAGATCCTTATGGACAAGATCAAAGCTGGTCAGGCTCACCTGATCAGCGAGGGTGATACCATGTACTTGGCAGCGTGTCCGAAAGGACGCAACTCGCAGGATACCCGGTCGCAGCCGTTCAGCCCTATCCCTGCAATGAAGCGGGCATATTCGCTGAAGTCCAGCTATATGACACAGATTCTGCGGCGGTATATCTTTGGCGATGAGCCTTGCGAGAAGATAATCAAAGACCCGGCGCTACTGCGCTCTGGCACCTTTGAGGAACGCTTTGAGGAGATGCTGCGTCCCTACATCGGAAAGAGCTGTACAGAGTTGAAAGCGCAGTTTGGGATAACATCAACGGCAAAGAATATCAATGAGCTGTTGCTGGCTGCTATGCTTGGCTTGAAAGGCAGGCTGGCAAGTACGGATGAGTTCCAAAAGGCATCCATCGTTCCCAAGACAATCGCTATAGAGCCGAACGGCACGATAAAGGAAAGTATGTCCTTCCCTGTGATGAACTTCTGTGCAATGATGAACGAAACGTGGGAGGAATCGACGCTCTATAATCTCCTCGCGCCAACGAAGTTCCTGTTCATCATTTTTCAGAAAACAGAGGATGGCGAGTGCTACTTCCAGCGGATAAAGTTCTGGAACATCCCAGCTGATGATTTGGAAGAAGTACATCGCGTGTGGCAGCGTACGGTGGATACGTTGCGAGAAGGTGTCCATGTCTGGAAGGATTCTAGAGGTCGGAACTGCAATAACCTGCCAAAAGCATCCGAGAGCCGTGTGGCTCATGTACGTCCGCATGGAATCGACAGTACAGACACCGCTCCCCTGCCTACTGGCGGTTCTATGACGAAGCAGTGTTTCTGGCTGAATAATAGCTATGTGAGAAGTCAAATTGAGAACTAA
- a CDS encoding very short patch repair endonuclease, with product MKHPKSYDTTPETSERMSRVHLKKGKAEVLLAKRLWHLGFRYRLNDKRLPGSPDIAILKYRIAIFVDGEFWHGQNWEIRKQKLKRNREYWIAKIEENIARDVRNDKDLRARDWYPVHFWEKEVLKDTDGCIETIREVTEQQVETSMDC from the coding sequence ATGAAACATCCTAAATCGTATGATACGACCCCGGAAACATCCGAGCGAATGTCTCGTGTTCACTTGAAAAAAGGAAAAGCCGAAGTGCTTTTAGCAAAACGCCTATGGCACCTTGGCTTTCGATATAGATTGAATGACAAGCGACTTCCCGGCTCGCCTGATATTGCTATCCTGAAGTACCGCATCGCCATCTTCGTGGATGGTGAGTTTTGGCATGGTCAGAACTGGGAAATACGCAAGCAAAAACTAAAGCGCAACCGGGAATACTGGATAGCCAAAATCGAGGAGAATATCGCACGGGACGTTCGGAACGATAAGGATTTAAGAGCGAGAGACTGGTATCCTGTTCACTTCTGGGAAAAGGAAGTGCTGAAGGATACAGATGGATGTATTGAAACAATTCGAGAAGTAACAGAGCAGCAAGTTGAAACATCCATGGATTGCTGA
- a CDS encoding DUF4365 domain-containing protein, which produces MNSEMLGISFLQIALGKTDHLVAHINTNDKEPSWDGDVEVYSKAGHVHAKSDLLLKVPVQVKGHCKPNLKKKSIKYSIQYADLRNYLYVGGTIFFVVYVNDSGDRAAIYYVKLLPYDLKKYLKTYDGTPYKEKSIELKEFPKKKNDITDVFLDFVHHMNLQRAAINSAPISFDSLRSESPSQLSNIQLTIGYSAINQNYEFPFDYFFTHDTYIYIKQPHDIELPVAHLKNVDTVEYTMNAPISVKSNVFFDHYTVSRTKTSATIKFGADIRQVLQAGTQAKPDFHFSLSGSLSERIRDARFILAVLDAQQYEINGGVLNFKSASFNNSGFVDRSVIKSQLDFMLSMQKTLNLLHVKKDLNPNLIDTSSQNNLNILKTALLDKKAVKLVPYDSIFRPCRIANLNLLLCTIPIEGTNDFYDIYDFNQAPISFKSKDSSNNDIPFSYFVLLDRDIINWCDNINYDSMIDSIKAIPLSVEYSQAVNTLILEMLHAYDSSDSSKEDILLAAIKITDWIRQTDMHSSPSAAKINYYQAIKRSRPLTSDEQTEVLSIVETERQDESIYVGAYLLLDNIVAAKVHFSKLSKESQEAFKKYPIYRFMQDSQ; this is translated from the coding sequence ATGAATTCTGAAATGCTGGGCATTAGTTTTCTTCAAATTGCACTAGGCAAAACTGACCATCTGGTCGCTCATATCAACACCAACGATAAAGAGCCTTCTTGGGATGGTGACGTTGAAGTATACAGTAAAGCTGGTCATGTTCACGCTAAATCTGATCTTCTTCTCAAAGTCCCCGTTCAGGTCAAAGGGCATTGTAAGCCAAACTTAAAAAAGAAAAGCATCAAATACTCTATTCAATATGCAGATTTAAGAAACTATTTGTACGTTGGAGGAACCATCTTTTTTGTTGTTTATGTCAACGATTCCGGTGACAGAGCCGCTATATACTATGTAAAATTGCTTCCGTATGACTTAAAAAAATATCTAAAGACATATGACGGAACTCCTTACAAGGAAAAAAGTATAGAATTAAAGGAATTTCCTAAAAAGAAAAACGATATTACTGATGTTTTTCTTGATTTTGTTCATCATATGAATCTACAACGTGCTGCAATCAATAGCGCTCCTATTTCTTTTGATTCCTTACGCTCAGAAAGTCCATCTCAACTTTCCAACATACAACTCACTATTGGGTATTCCGCCATAAATCAAAATTACGAATTTCCTTTTGACTATTTCTTTACGCACGACACATATATTTATATCAAACAGCCCCATGATATAGAATTACCTGTCGCTCACCTAAAAAATGTTGACACTGTAGAATACACGATGAATGCACCGATTAGTGTTAAATCAAACGTATTTTTTGACCACTACACTGTTTCTCGGACCAAGACATCAGCGACCATAAAATTCGGTGCAGATATTCGTCAAGTTTTGCAAGCAGGCACACAAGCAAAACCGGATTTTCATTTTTCCTTATCAGGCTCTCTTTCTGAGCGCATTAGAGACGCTCGCTTTATTCTTGCTGTTCTGGATGCACAGCAATATGAAATAAACGGTGGAGTACTGAACTTTAAAAGTGCATCCTTCAATAACTCTGGCTTTGTTGACCGCTCCGTTATAAAAAGTCAGCTTGACTTTATGCTTAGCATGCAAAAGACCCTAAATCTTCTTCATGTGAAAAAAGATTTAAACCCGAATCTCATTGATACTTCCAGTCAAAATAATCTTAATATTTTGAAAACAGCTCTTTTAGATAAAAAAGCTGTTAAATTAGTTCCATACGATTCTATTTTTAGACCATGCCGCATTGCAAATCTCAATCTTCTTTTGTGCACCATTCCCATCGAAGGCACAAACGATTTCTACGACATTTATGACTTCAACCAAGCTCCTATATCTTTCAAAAGTAAAGATTCTTCTAATAATGATATTCCTTTTTCTTATTTCGTTTTACTGGATCGGGATATAATAAATTGGTGCGATAATATAAACTACGACAGCATGATAGACTCTATTAAAGCCATTCCTTTATCTGTAGAATACTCACAAGCTGTAAATACGCTCATTCTTGAAATGCTTCACGCTTATGATTCCAGTGATTCCTCCAAAGAAGATATTCTTTTGGCTGCTATAAAAATCACCGATTGGATTCGTCAAACTGATATGCATTCTTCTCCGTCAGCTGCAAAAATCAACTACTATCAAGCTATCAAACGTTCTCGTCCATTGACTAGTGATGAACAAACGGAAGTATTATCTATTGTTGAAACAGAAAGACAAGACGAATCCATTTATGTTGGTGCATACCTTCTATTGGATAATATTGTTGCCGCTAAAGTTCACTTCAGCAAGCTCTCCAAAGAATCACAAGAAGCTTTCAAAAAATATCCAATTTATCGCTTCATGCAGGATTCGCAATAA
- a CDS encoding DUF6061 family protein, whose translation MTKLLTCRYNMDTNRVEARFEDGTTLAIDCIAVEDEYGHTPAQRAELDWLLYNKPLEYAQMVLRGEMEHYLSLGCEHGRLED comes from the coding sequence ATGACAAAATTGCTTACCTGCCGCTACAACATGGACACCAACCGGGTGGAAGCCCGGTTCGAGGATGGCACCACTCTTGCCATTGACTGCATCGCCGTGGAGGACGAGTACGGCCATACCCCGGCACAGCGGGCAGAGCTGGACTGGCTGCTCTACAACAAGCCCTTGGAGTATGCCCAGATGGTGCTGAGAGGGGAGATGGAGCACTATCTTTCCCTTGGGTGCGAACACGGCAGGCTGGAAGATTGA
- a CDS encoding recombinase family protein, whose amino-acid sequence MKQSSNKKSREATAFLYERLSRDDNLEGESYSIVNQKKLLTKVAKEKGYTNLVHFLDDGISGVTMNRPGFVEMMQQLEQGKAAAVFVKDLSRLGRNYIEVGRLTEEFFPDHDIRLVAVSDNIDTAEGENELAPIRNLFNEWYARDISKKRRISNKIKGNSGEPMGLPPYGYIKDPNNPKHWVIDEEAAQVVRRIFDMTLEGFGTEQIATQFEKEGILTPQAYWIQKGIGRPGRSKIRPATKWNGSTITHLLYQQEYCGDVLNFKTYSKSYKNKKRIHNDPENWVVFQDIHEPIIERAVFEQVQQKRGKMRKRRTSNGEHNMFSGLLVCADCGCNLHFHFNQGNPEIKYFNCSNYKGNRGTCQSTHYIRVDFLEEVVLGEIRRLTKFASLYEDDFLKAVIGHSQQADEADRKLKEKELKALLARDEELDGLFGRIYEDNVSGKISDERFSRMSRRYEDEQKELTEKIKQLRSEIEKKSSRTMTTDMFISLVRKYTRAKKLTPRMLNELVEKIEVFDAEKVNGVWEQRLRIHYNCVGTIEIPSALPLPTPDVSVNTRKGVVVNYAPCDVAI is encoded by the coding sequence ATGAAACAGTCGAGTAACAAGAAATCCCGTGAAGCAACCGCTTTTCTCTATGAGCGTCTTTCCCGTGATGATAATTTGGAGGGCGAGAGTTACAGCATCGTCAACCAAAAGAAACTGCTCACCAAAGTTGCAAAGGAAAAAGGCTATACCAATCTGGTTCACTTTCTGGATGATGGCATTTCCGGCGTGACCATGAACCGTCCCGGTTTCGTTGAAATGATGCAGCAGCTTGAACAAGGGAAAGCCGCCGCTGTGTTCGTCAAAGACCTTTCCCGTCTGGGCCGAAACTATATTGAGGTCGGACGGCTGACAGAAGAATTTTTCCCGGACCATGACATCCGACTTGTTGCCGTTTCGGACAACATCGACACGGCCGAGGGAGAAAACGAACTGGCACCCATCCGAAACCTGTTCAATGAGTGGTATGCCCGCGACATCAGCAAGAAACGCCGTATCAGTAATAAAATCAAAGGCAACTCCGGCGAACCGATGGGACTTCCTCCCTATGGGTATATCAAGGACCCGAACAATCCCAAGCATTGGGTCATTGATGAAGAAGCTGCACAAGTTGTCCGGCGCATTTTTGATATGACGTTGGAGGGCTTTGGCACAGAACAGATTGCCACCCAGTTTGAAAAGGAAGGCATCCTGACGCCGCAGGCCTACTGGATTCAGAAAGGCATCGGCCGTCCCGGAAGGAGCAAGATACGCCCCGCCACCAAGTGGAATGGCTCCACGATTACCCATCTTCTGTACCAGCAGGAGTATTGTGGTGATGTTCTGAACTTCAAGACCTACTCCAAGTCCTACAAGAACAAGAAGCGGATTCATAACGACCCGGAAAATTGGGTGGTGTTCCAAGATATTCACGAACCCATTATTGAACGTGCCGTGTTTGAGCAGGTACAGCAGAAACGTGGAAAGATGCGCAAACGCCGTACCAGCAACGGAGAACACAATATGTTCTCTGGCTTGCTTGTCTGCGCAGACTGCGGCTGCAATCTGCACTTCCACTTCAATCAGGGCAACCCGGAAATCAAGTATTTCAACTGCTCCAACTACAAGGGCAACCGTGGCACCTGCCAATCCACCCACTACATCCGGGTAGACTTTCTGGAAGAAGTGGTGCTGGGCGAAATTCGGCGGCTGACCAAGTTTGCCAGCCTCTATGAGGACGACTTTTTGAAAGCTGTTATCGGGCACTCCCAGCAGGCAGACGAAGCCGACCGCAAGCTGAAAGAGAAAGAGTTGAAAGCACTCCTTGCCCGTGATGAAGAACTGGACGGCCTCTTTGGGCGCATCTATGAGGACAATGTTTCCGGCAAAATCTCTGACGAACGCTTTTCCAGAATGTCCCGGAGATATGAGGACGAGCAAAAGGAGCTGACCGAGAAAATCAAACAGCTCCGCTCCGAAATCGAAAAGAAGAGCAGCCGCACCATGACAACGGATATGTTTATCAGTCTGGTTCGCAAGTACACCAGAGCAAAAAAGCTGACACCCCGGATGCTGAATGAACTGGTGGAAAAAATCGAAGTGTTCGATGCAGAAAAGGTCAACGGCGTGTGGGAGCAGCGGCTCCGCATTCACTACAACTGCGTGGGCACCATCGAGATTCCAAGCGCACTTCCTTTGCCGACACCCGATGTGTCGGTGAATACAAGAAAAGGCGTAGTTGTGAACTACGCCCCCTGTGATGTCGCTATTTAG
- a CDS encoding helix-turn-helix domain-containing protein: MNSYKHTRREFLPLSVIRSACAGDTDAVEQVLRHYRGYINKLCTGILYDKHGQPHVCIDEYMKRHLEIKLISSIVTRAETV; the protein is encoded by the coding sequence ATGAACTCCTATAAACACACGCGCAGAGAGTTTTTACCGCTCTCGGTGATTCGCTCTGCCTGCGCTGGGGACACCGATGCAGTTGAACAGGTTTTGCGACATTACAGAGGCTATATCAACAAGCTCTGTACAGGCATTCTCTACGACAAGCACGGCCAGCCCCATGTGTGCATAGACGAGTACATGAAACGCCATCTGGAAATCAAACTTATTTCCTCTATTGTGACCAGAGCCGAAACGGTCTGA
- a CDS encoding sigma-70 family RNA polymerase sigma factor, translating to MEAIPRNDGEQYRFDAFCKAVLRNEARNYHRNKKRLLDREKSFSVLSLEELGQLTSVDHYPSEEFVFSSYGCDLHIDNELVANAFAALPKQEQSILILFCVLELGDGEIGDLMGMSRSAVQRHRTKTLNVLRKELKAHLPEGG from the coding sequence ATGGAAGCTATCCCTCGCAACGATGGCGAACAGTACCGATTCGATGCGTTCTGCAAAGCGGTGCTGCGAAATGAGGCCCGGAACTATCACCGAAATAAGAAACGTCTGCTTGACCGTGAAAAGTCATTCAGCGTTCTTTCGTTGGAAGAACTGGGGCAGCTCACGAGTGTAGACCATTATCCAAGTGAAGAATTTGTATTTTCATCCTACGGCTGTGATCTGCACATCGACAATGAACTTGTTGCCAATGCGTTTGCCGCTCTGCCAAAGCAAGAACAAAGCATTCTGATTCTGTTTTGCGTTCTGGAACTGGGCGATGGCGAGATTGGCGACCTCATGGGAATGTCCCGGAGTGCTGTACAGCGCCACCGGACAAAAACGCTGAATGTGCTGCGAAAAGAACTAAAGGCGCACTTGCCGGAGGGAGGTTAG
- a CDS encoding ABC transporter ATP-binding protein: MNEHDVLKKNRNFYIGVGGTVLEGLLSGSLFMLLYSVMQFLWSSQFDMNRVLALTGIIAVIFLLRILIYSYGYTKAQIGGAEVSKNIRLFMGDHLKRIPLSRFTQGQTGDYINTITSDVNNYEKILTHKVGDLAKNFALSFMLIVFVMTIYVPAGIILLIADLLLIPGLWLSFRMVQKYGKEKNDICAENVSSIVEYVSGIQTFRAYGVGGMKNKTVINAMREFSRISFVYEAKVLPIGTGFGILSWLSCPLVIWLAYTPWATGTLNTVDYLLICMLPLFCAKLSNSIFVDLTSYKNLMISKNKILGVMNEPEETGSMEPLHTTTHEIIFDNVDFSYVPGEPVLKHATFTVPDQKLTAIVGDSGSGKSTILNLIAKYYEATGGTISIGGKPINHVAAERVLEQVSMVDQDVFLFDDTIRDNIRHARPNATDAEIEAACREANCDSFIRKMEKGYDTLTGENGNLLSGGERQRISIARAILKNSPILLLDEATASLDIENELAVKQAIANLLKEKKTVVMIAHTLSIVKNADQILVMGDGQIAESGTHEELLAKGGKYAAMWNAEQKISA, from the coding sequence ATGAATGAGCATGATGTATTGAAAAAGAACCGCAATTTCTATATTGGTGTCGGCGGAACCGTTCTGGAAGGACTTCTCTCCGGCAGCCTGTTTATGCTGCTTTACTCTGTTATGCAGTTTTTGTGGTCGAGTCAATTTGACATGAACCGAGTTCTGGCTCTGACTGGTATCATTGCAGTGATTTTTCTTCTCCGTATCCTGATTTACAGCTATGGTTATACCAAAGCGCAGATTGGCGGTGCAGAGGTCAGCAAGAATATTCGGCTTTTTATGGGTGACCATTTGAAGCGCATCCCACTGTCCCGCTTTACGCAGGGACAGACCGGCGATTATATCAACACTATCACAAGCGATGTAAACAACTATGAAAAAATTCTGACCCATAAGGTCGGAGATTTGGCAAAGAATTTTGCCTTGTCGTTCATGTTGATCGTTTTTGTTATGACGATTTATGTCCCGGCTGGAATTATTCTGTTGATTGCTGACCTTCTTTTAATCCCCGGCTTGTGGCTTTCTTTCCGCATGGTGCAGAAATACGGAAAAGAAAAGAACGATATTTGTGCGGAGAATGTCAGCAGCATTGTTGAATATGTTTCTGGCATTCAGACTTTCCGTGCTTATGGTGTAGGCGGTATGAAGAACAAAACCGTTATTAACGCCATGCGGGAGTTTAGCCGTATTAGTTTTGTATACGAGGCAAAAGTGCTGCCGATCGGTACAGGATTTGGCATTTTGAGCTGGCTATCCTGTCCGCTGGTTATCTGGCTGGCTTATACACCTTGGGCTACGGGGACGCTGAACACGGTAGACTACCTTTTGATTTGTATGCTGCCCTTGTTCTGTGCAAAGCTGTCCAACTCGATTTTTGTAGACCTCACCAGTTATAAAAACCTGATGATTTCGAAGAACAAAATCTTGGGTGTAATGAATGAGCCGGAGGAAACAGGCAGTATGGAGCCGCTTCACACAACCACCCATGAAATCATCTTTGACAATGTAGATTTTTCGTATGTACCCGGTGAGCCGGTACTAAAACACGCTACCTTTACGGTGCCGGATCAAAAACTCACAGCCATTGTCGGAGACTCTGGTTCTGGCAAATCCACCATTTTGAACCTGATTGCAAAATATTACGAAGCAACGGGCGGGACGATTTCTATTGGAGGTAAGCCCATTAACCATGTAGCCGCCGAGCGGGTTCTGGAACAAGTTTCTATGGTAGACCAAGACGTATTTCTCTTTGATGATACCATCCGGGATAATATCCGACACGCCCGTCCTAATGCTACGGACGCAGAAATCGAGGCTGCCTGCCGGGAAGCCAACTGTGACAGCTTCATCCGTAAGATGGAAAAGGGATACGATACGCTGACTGGCGAGAATGGAAATCTTCTCTCTGGCGGTGAGCGTCAGCGAATTTCAATAGCCCGCGCTATCCTGAAAAACAGCCCTATCCTGCTTTTGGATGAAGCAACCGCATCTCTTGACATTGAAAATGAGCTTGCCGTAAAGCAGGCCATCGCCAATCTGCTAAAAGAGAAAAAGACAGTGGTAATGATTGCTCATACCCTTTCCATTGTCAAAAATGCAGACCAAATCCTTGTAATGGGTGATGGACAGATTGCTGAATCGGGAACCCACGAAGAATTGCTTGCGAAGGGCGGAAAATATGCAGCTATGTGGAACGCAGAGCAAAAAATATCGGCTTGA
- a CDS encoding ABC transporter ATP-binding protein, which produces MKQKKENSVALLLHWAGEQKFWLFLAILLSMCSGLCIIIPYIGIYRLMDATFNSACTKELVVQTVAMIAAAVTLRFVLFGCSGVAAHKGAYGALFKVRCMVAEHMARAPLGALNERRTGDIKTVLNEDIEKLELFLAHNLPDLVCYLVGPVVIFIYLMTVNVPLALISLVPLVLAVVVMGIMFRNTDDLMERANQSITALNSVMIEYISGMKLIKAYNMGSKSFRKLSDAIQEENSMWNETSRRMGPPYAAFVVIIECGMLLMVPIGGMFFLKGSLAASTLLLFVYVGSMYLTEIRPLQELGTNFANVLNAITKTKEILDIPIYEGGTDFPQKHDIELRNVRFSYDGKTDVLHGVNLKIHDGERMALVGRSGAGKSTVIELISRFYDVQEGEVLIGGKNVKELDYDTILKNIAIVFQKTFLTRDSVLENIRMGSNATLEEVRAAAKEAQIDDFIMSLPDGYDTKVGSFGSRFSGGEKQRIAIARAILKNAPILILDEATSASDPENQMEIDKAIQNLCKGKTVIVVAHRLSALKMCNRVAVVENHTITSVGTHEEVRKNNAYYRKAWDDYETARNITYQLEGGEQHE; this is translated from the coding sequence ATGAAGCAGAAAAAAGAAAACAGTGTAGCATTGCTGCTGCATTGGGCAGGAGAACAAAAATTTTGGTTGTTTCTGGCAATCCTGCTGTCCATGTGCAGCGGGCTGTGTATTATTATCCCATATATTGGAATTTACAGGTTGATGGATGCTACATTTAACAGTGCCTGCACAAAAGAACTTGTAGTGCAGACTGTGGCAATGATTGCCGCTGCTGTCACCCTGCGTTTTGTCCTGTTCGGATGTTCCGGCGTGGCGGCCCATAAAGGCGCCTACGGCGCACTGTTCAAAGTGCGCTGTATGGTGGCGGAACACATGGCCAGAGCGCCTTTGGGCGCCCTGAATGAACGGCGCACAGGAGATATTAAAACGGTTCTGAATGAAGATATTGAAAAGCTGGAGCTATTTCTGGCGCATAATCTTCCCGACCTTGTGTGCTATCTGGTTGGACCGGTAGTCATCTTTATTTATTTGATGACCGTTAATGTTCCATTGGCGTTGATTTCCCTTGTCCCTCTGGTTCTGGCCGTGGTAGTAATGGGGATAATGTTCCGCAATACAGATGACCTGATGGAACGAGCCAACCAATCCATTACTGCACTGAACTCCGTTATGATTGAATACATCAGCGGAATGAAACTGATTAAAGCCTATAACATGGGGAGTAAGTCGTTCCGAAAATTGTCTGACGCAATCCAGGAGGAAAACTCCATGTGGAATGAGACTTCCCGGCGTATGGGGCCTCCGTATGCAGCGTTTGTCGTTATCATTGAATGTGGAATGTTGCTGATGGTTCCGATAGGCGGGATGTTTTTTCTGAAAGGTTCACTGGCAGCCAGTACGCTACTGCTGTTTGTGTATGTTGGTTCTATGTATTTAACAGAAATTCGGCCTTTGCAGGAATTGGGCACAAACTTTGCAAATGTACTGAACGCGATTACCAAAACCAAAGAGATACTGGATATTCCGATTTATGAGGGTGGAACAGACTTCCCCCAAAAACATGATATTGAACTTCGGAATGTCCGATTTTCTTATGACGGTAAAACCGATGTACTGCATGGTGTCAACCTCAAAATCCATGATGGCGAGCGCATGGCTCTTGTGGGCCGATCTGGTGCCGGTAAAAGCACTGTGATTGAACTTATTTCCCGGTTCTACGATGTGCAGGAAGGCGAAGTGCTGATTGGCGGCAAAAATGTCAAGGAACTTGACTACGATACCATTCTGAAAAATATAGCCATCGTGTTTCAAAAGACTTTCCTCACCCGTGACAGTGTGTTGGAAAATATCCGCATGGGTAGTAACGCTACTCTGGAAGAAGTGCGGGCTGCTGCAAAAGAGGCACAGATTGATGACTTTATCATGTCCCTGCCGGATGGATATGACACAAAAGTGGGCAGTTTCGGCTCCCGCTTTTCCGGCGGAGAAAAGCAGCGGATTGCGATTGCCCGCGCAATTCTGAAAAATGCACCCATCTTGATTTTGGACGAGGCCACAAGTGCCTCTGACCCGGAAAATCAGATGGAGATTGATAAAGCCATTCAAAATCTATGCAAAGGCAAAACAGTTATTGTAGTAGCACACCGTTTGAGTGCTTTGAAAATGTGCAACCGGGTGGCTGTGGTGGAAAACCATACAATTACCAGCGTTGGCACCCATGAGGAAGTTCGGAAGAACAACGCCTACTATCGAAAAGCGTGGGATGACTACGAAACAGCCCGGAATATCACTTATCAGTTGGAGGGCGGTGAGCAGCATGAATGA